Proteins from a single region of Chryseobacterium sp. W4I1:
- the thiH gene encoding 2-iminoacetate synthase ThiH — MKSFNDIFERYHWDEVKARLEKITHSDVLNSLRKNRKTVDDFLILISPAAAPELELMAKMTRQLTQKRFGKTIQLYAPMYLSNECQNICTYCGFSLDNDVRRKTLSDTELMIEASVLKSMGVNHVLLVSGEANKTVGISYFLNAVRQLRPHFANISIEVQPLSEEEYLQLHHEGVHSVLIYQETYHQNVYKEYHPKGKKSNFHFRLDTPDRIGRAGIHKIGLGVLLGLEDWRVDSFFNAIHIDYLQRQYWKSRFSVSFPRLRPAEGIIEPNFIMEDKDLLQLICAYRIWNEDLEISISTRENEKFRNNIISLGATAMSAASKTNPGGYAVDVESLEQFETSDERSMEEVKQSIRKAGYDPVMKDWDTAYSGY, encoded by the coding sequence ATGAAAAGCTTTAATGATATTTTTGAGCGCTATCATTGGGATGAGGTAAAAGCCAGGCTTGAAAAAATCACCCATTCTGATGTTCTGAACAGCCTTCGGAAAAACCGTAAAACGGTAGATGATTTCCTGATCCTCATTTCGCCTGCAGCAGCTCCGGAACTGGAGTTGATGGCAAAAATGACCCGTCAGCTCACCCAGAAACGCTTCGGTAAAACAATTCAGCTGTATGCACCAATGTATCTCAGCAATGAATGCCAGAATATCTGTACCTATTGTGGTTTTAGCCTGGATAATGACGTCAGAAGAAAAACACTGTCTGATACTGAGCTGATGATAGAAGCTTCCGTTTTAAAATCGATGGGAGTCAATCACGTTCTTTTGGTTAGCGGGGAAGCCAATAAAACAGTTGGTATTTCTTATTTCCTGAATGCCGTTCGTCAGTTGCGGCCTCATTTCGCCAATATTTCGATAGAAGTACAACCTTTGTCTGAAGAAGAATATTTGCAGTTGCATCATGAAGGCGTTCATTCTGTTTTGATCTATCAGGAAACTTATCATCAGAATGTTTATAAAGAATACCATCCCAAAGGAAAAAAATCAAATTTTCATTTCCGTTTAGATACTCCAGACAGGATTGGAAGGGCTGGAATCCATAAGATTGGACTCGGTGTCCTGCTTGGACTTGAAGACTGGCGGGTAGACAGTTTCTTTAATGCCATTCACATTGATTATCTGCAGAGACAATACTGGAAAAGCCGTTTTTCAGTTTCATTTCCCAGACTCCGGCCGGCAGAAGGAATTATTGAACCCAATTTTATTATGGAAGACAAGGATCTGCTTCAACTGATCTGCGCCTACAGAATCTGGAATGAAGACCTGGAAATCTCCATATCAACGAGGGAAAATGAAAAATTCAGGAACAATATCATCTCACTCGGGGCAACGGCCATGAGTGCCGCTTCAAAAACAAATCCGGGAGGTTATGCCGTAGACGTGGAATCTCTGGAACAGTTTGAAACCAGTGATGAGCGAAGCATGGAAGAAGTAAAACAAAGTATCAGAAAAGCAGGCTATGATCCTGTAATGAAAGATTGGGACACTGCGTACAGTGGTTATTAA